Proteins from a genomic interval of Siniperca chuatsi isolate FFG_IHB_CAS linkage group LG10, ASM2008510v1, whole genome shotgun sequence:
- the mical1 gene encoding F-actin-monooxygenase mical1 isoform X3 produces the protein MSSSLLEEAGFKHKELRGKLAIGITANFTNRHTAAEAQVAEISGVARIYNQKFFQELLTETGIDLENIVYYKDDTHYFVMTAKKKSLLKKGVIKQDYSDAEELLAPANVDHEALCCYAHDAAYFSTGGKLPDLQFAQNHAGKPDVAMFDFTCMHRAENASLVRERRGKKLLMGLVGDCLVEPFWPLGTGIARGFLASFDTAWMVRSWGMGIQHLKVLAERESIYQVLSQTTPENTSKNYAGYSIDPKTRYTRVNLSSIQTNQVQHLYDVDKSNPSSKKWNKMAHMRQDSVSGSEELLKWCQKHTVGYENVNVKDFTQSWRSGLALCALIHHFRPQLIDMSSLDESSAVHNNQLAFSILEKELGIPPVMSASDLAKSGQIDKLSMVLYLTQVQNTFTVPAKGKSLDPVGILPSSKPLTLSKTRSAVFFLNKLKHNSLQRRKEKLAAEKQERETRMGDEDSTVVLPASPELGPTPDPAPAPAPEPEPEPGTGVLMTNSEECYFCGQRVYVLERISAEGKFFHRSCFTCHQCAITLRLGGYTFDQTTGKFYCELHSEELELENRAETSCKDREGNHKGTYEENGVSSDDYTPSPSDEENEHTLDCGPSTHTQSHKPEGQDRHILESKEESQEPHASKTPRDPPSKTEVAGHTEEETEEPPPTVPYPVPKPRHSRQTTPSPQPSPPRAKPRTVHLFNPSTPEKHSSPTPTIEISKAAPDSRPKQSLRKLQLTDEEKTQLVNLQSFSADSDSETPGGSSSCSSSSATAGGPSPPKPEGLDGQEEEGYWSGSTASHMREKRNRRCFRRKEMPGGQTRVRSKFSPWNLSSPRISRDTRLSVLINHPGRVETTFRHVHSTSEEGVDGDDDDDDDDDEMFAQDDTDLFDEKFQTVPSDPVEAEKLELMKMRTLERRAKMSELQRLRKAQSIQRRLEEIEVTFKELEDKGVVLERTLRGEAGNSGSPEMIENWIELVHEKNALISEESDLMVASRQLELEDKQSMLELELRKYMELNDKTSEQQAEEDRVLQQMIEVVDMRDSLVSFLDEKRLKEISEEQEAFSIREAKRHSKAGAQVHWA, from the exons ATGTCTTCATCTCTGCTGGAGGAGGCAG GTTTTAAGCACAAGGAGCTGAGAGGCAAGCTGGCTATTGGCATCACAGCCAACTTCACCAACAGACACACGGCTGCTGAGGCCCAAGTAGCAGAGATCAGCGGTGTGGCCCGCATCTACAACCAGAAGTTCTTCCAAGAGCTGCTCACTGAGACAG GTATCGATTTGGAGAATATTGTCTACTACAAAGACGACACCCACTACTTTGTCATGACTGCCAAGAAGAAGAGCTTGCTGAAGAAGGGGGTCATTAAACAG GACTACAGTGATGCAGAGGAGCTGCTGGCTCCTGCAAACGTGGATCATGAGGCTTTGTGCTGCTATGCCCATGATGCTGCCTACTTCTCCACAGGTGGCAAACTGCCTGACCTCCAGTTTGCTCAGAACCATGCCGGCAAGCCAGACGTGGCCATGTTCGACTTCACCTGCATGCACCGTGCTGAGAATGCCTCTCTGgtcagggagaggagggggaagaaaTTGTTGATGGGTCTTGTTGGTGATTGCCTGGTGGAG CCTTTCTGGCCTCTGGGTACAGGTATTGCCCGTGGGTTTCTAGCTTCTTTTGACACAGCGTGGATGGTGAGGAGCTGGGGCATGGGGATCCAACATCTCAAGGTCCTGGCTGAGCG AGAAAGTATCTACCAGGTCCTGTCCCAGACCACACCAGAAAACACCAGCAAAAACTATGCTGGTTATAGCATTGACCCCAAAACACGGTACACAAGAGTCAACCTCTCCTCCATCCAGACCAACCAG GTGCAGCACCTATATGATGTTGACAAATCCAATCCATCGAGCAAGAAATGGAACAAGATGGCTCACATGCGTCAAG ATTCAGTCAGTGGTTCTGAAGAGTTGTTGAAATGGTGCCAGAAACACACCGTGGGTTATGAGAATGTGAATGTAAAAGATTTTACCCAATCCTGGAGGTCCGGATTGGCTCTGTGTGCTCTGATCCACCACTTCAGACCTCAGCTCAT TGACATGTCCTCGCTGGATGAGTCCAGTGCTGTTCACAACAACCAACTGGCTTTCAGCATCTTGGAGAAGGAGCTGGGCATCCCACCTGTCATGTCTGCCAGTGATTTAGCCAAAAGCGGTCAGATAGACAAGCTGTCCATGGTCCTCTACCTCACCCAGGTCCAAAATACCTTCACTGTGCCAGCAAAAGGTAAAAGTTTGG ACCCTGTAGGCATCCTGCCATCGTCCAAGCCTCTGACTCTCTCCAAGACACGGtcagctgtgtttttcctgAACAAGCTGAAGCACAACTCTCTGCAAAGGCGCAAG GAAAAGCTGGCAGCTGAGaaacaagaaagagagacaaggaTGGGAGATGAGGACAGT ACGGTGGTGCTTCCTGCGTCCCCTGAGCTCGGTCCTACACCTgatcctgctcctgctcctgctcctgagcctgagcctgaaCCTGGTACTGGTGTGTTAATGACAAACAGTGAGGAGTGTTACTTCTGTGGTCAGAGGGTCTATGTGCTGGAGCGCATCAGTGCTGAGGGCAAGTTCTTCCATCGAAGCTGCTTCACCTGCCATCAGTGCGCCATCACACTCAGACTGGGAGGATACACTTTTGACCAGACTACAG GGAAATTTTACTGTGAGCTGCACTCTGAAGAGCTGGAGCTGGAAAACAGGGCTGAAACATCTTGTAAG GATAGAGAAGGAAATCACAAAGGGACATATGAAGAGAATGGGGTTTCCAGTGATGATTATACACCATCTCCATCAGATGAGGAAAATGAGCACACTCTGGACTGTGGTCCCTCtactcacacacagtcacataaaCCTGAAGGACAGGACCGCCATATACTTGAATCCAAAGAAGAGTCCCAAGAACCACATGCATCAAAAACTCCAAGAGATCCTCCTTCTAAAACTGAGGTAGCAGGACACACTGAGGAGGAGACCGAAGAGCCTCCGCCCACAGTGCCCTATCCTGTCCCCAAGCCCCGCCACTCTCGGCAGACCACACCCAGCCCTCAGCCCTCTCCTCCAAGAGCAAAACCTCGCACAGTCCATCTTTTTAACCCCTCGACTCCAGAAAAACATTCATCTCCAACCCCTACAATAGAGATCTCCAAGGCAGCACCAGATTCCCGTCCGAAGCAGTCACTCCGAAAGCTTCAGCTGACCGATGAGGAGAAAACCCAGCTGGTGAATCTTCAGAGCTTCAGCGCAGATTCTGACTCAGAGACCCCTGGTGGatcctcctcctgttcctcttcctctgcaactgcagggggtccaagCCCCCCTAAACCAGAGGGACTGGATGGGCAAGAAGAGGAGGGCTATTGGAGTGGGAGCACCGCCAGTCACATGCGGGAGAAGAGGAATCGACGCTGCTTCAGGAGAAAAGAGATGCCAGGCGGACAGACCAGAGTACGATCCAAGTTTTCCCCCTGGAATCTCTCTTCCCCGAGGATCAGCAGAGACACCCGGCTCAGCGTCCTCATCAATCATCCAGGGAGAGTGG AAACAACATTCAGACATGTTCACAGCACCTCAGAAGAGGGGGTCGAtggggatgatgatgatgatgacgacgatgatgagATGTTTGCACAAGATGATACTGACCTATTTGATGAGAAA TTTCAGACGGTGCCATCAGACCCTGTTGAGGCTGAGAAGTTGGAGTTGATGAAGATGAGGACACTGGAGCGGCGAGCCAAGATGAGCGAATTACAGCGATTGCGCAAAGCCCAG TCCATCCAGAGGAGACTGGAGGAGATTGAGGTGACCTTCAAGGAGTTGGAGGACAAAGGTGTAGTGCTGGAGCGAACTCTGCGAGGAGAGGCTG GCAACAGCGGTTCTCCTGAAATGATCGAGAATTGGATCGAGCTCGTTCATGAGAAGAACGCATTGATTTCTGAAGAGTCTGACCTCATGGTGGC gtCTCGGCAGCTGGAACTCGAAGACAAGCAAAGCATGCTGGAGTTGGAGCTCAGGAAATACATGGAGCTGAATG
- the mical1 gene encoding F-actin-monooxygenase mical1 isoform X2, whose amino-acid sequence MASQDPVNPSHATFDFFVQAQTCKDVKHHFAELCRQLDINPKDFRSFYSKLKERLNYWKAKALWTKLDKRASHSDYQQGKACTKNKCLVLGAGPCGLRTAIELSLLGAQVVVLEKREAFSRNNVLHLWPFSIYDLRGLGAKKFYGKFCTGSLDHISIRQLQLVLLKVSLLLGVEVHTGVEFQGLIEPSGENGWMAKLHPGSHPAATFEFDVFISAGGGRFVPDGFKHKELRGKLAIGITANFTNRHTAAEAQVAEISGVARIYNQKFFQELLTETGIDLENIVYYKDDTHYFVMTAKKKSLLKKGVIKQDYSDAEELLAPANVDHEALCCYAHDAAYFSTGGKLPDLQFAQNHAGKPDVAMFDFTCMHRAENASLVRERRGKKLLMGLVGDCLVEPFWPLGTGIARGFLASFDTAWMVRSWGMGIQHLKVLAERESIYQVLSQTTPENTSKNYAGYSIDPKTRYTRVNLSSIQTNQVQHLYDVDKSNPSSKKWNKMAHMRQDSVSGSEELLKWCQKHTVGYENVNVKDFTQSWRSGLALCALIHHFRPQLIDMSSLDESSAVHNNQLAFSILEKELGIPPVMSASDLAKSGQIDKLSMVLYLTQVQNTFTVPAKDPVGILPSSKPLTLSKTRSAVFFLNKLKHNSLQRRKEKLAAEKQERETRMGDEDSTVVLPASPELGPTPDPAPAPAPEPEPEPGTGVLMTNSEECYFCGQRVYVLERISAEGKFFHRSCFTCHQCAITLRLGGYTFDQTTGKFYCELHSEELELENRAETSCKDREGNHKGTYEENGVSSDDYTPSPSDEENEHTLDCGPSTHTQSHKPEGQDRHILESKEESQEPHASKTPRDPPSKTEVAGHTEEETEEPPPTVPYPVPKPRHSRQTTPSPQPSPPRAKPRTVHLFNPSTPEKHSSPTPTIEISKAAPDSRPKQSLRKLQLTDEEKTQLVNLQSFSADSDSETPGGSSSCSSSSATAGGPSPPKPEGLDGQEEEGYWSGSTASHMREKRNRRCFRRKEMPGGQTRVRSKFSPWNLSSPRISRDTRLSVLINHPGRVETTFRHVHSTSEEGVDGDDDDDDDDDEMFAQDDTDLFDEKFQTVPSDPVEAEKLELMKMRTLERRAKMSELQRLRKAQSIQRRLEEIEVTFKELEDKGVVLERTLRGEAGNSGSPEMIENWIELVHEKNALISEESDLMVASRQLELEDKQSMLELELRKYMELNDKTSEQQAEEDRVLQQMIEVVDMRDSLVSFLDEKRLKEISEEQEAFSIREAKRHSKAGAQVHWA is encoded by the exons ATGGCGAGCCAGGACCCTGTCAACCCTTCACATGCTACATTTGACTTCTTTGTCCAAGCCCAGACTTGTAAGGATGTGAAGCATCACTTTGCTGAGCTCTGCAGGCAACTGGACATCAATCCAAAGGATTTCAGGAGCTTCTACAGCAAGTTAAAGGAAAGACTGAACTACTGGAAGGCCAAAGCCTTGTGGACAAAACTGGACAAAAGGGCATCTCACTCAGATTACCAACAAGGAAAAGCCTGCACCAAAAACAAG TGTCTTGTGTTGGGTGCAGGGCCGTGTGGCCTGAGAACGGCCATCGAACTGTCCCTGCTGGGGGCTCAGGTGGTGGTGTTGGAGAAGAGAGAGGCTTTCTCCAGGAACAATGTTCTCCACCTGTGGCCCTTCAGCATTTATGACCTCCGCGGGCTCGGAGCCAAGAAGTTCTACGGCAAATTCTGCACCGGGTCTCTGGATCACATCA GCATCCGTCAGCTCCAGTTGGTTCTATTGAAAGTGTCACTTCTCCTCGGGGTGGAGGTGCACACCGGAGTGGAGTTTCAGGGCTTGATTGAGCCCTCAGGAGAAAACG GTTGGATGGCCAAGCTGCACCCTGGGTCTCATCCTGCTGCAACCTTCGAGTTTGATGTCTTCATCTCTGCTGGAGGAGGCAGGTTTGTCCCTGATG GTTTTAAGCACAAGGAGCTGAGAGGCAAGCTGGCTATTGGCATCACAGCCAACTTCACCAACAGACACACGGCTGCTGAGGCCCAAGTAGCAGAGATCAGCGGTGTGGCCCGCATCTACAACCAGAAGTTCTTCCAAGAGCTGCTCACTGAGACAG GTATCGATTTGGAGAATATTGTCTACTACAAAGACGACACCCACTACTTTGTCATGACTGCCAAGAAGAAGAGCTTGCTGAAGAAGGGGGTCATTAAACAG GACTACAGTGATGCAGAGGAGCTGCTGGCTCCTGCAAACGTGGATCATGAGGCTTTGTGCTGCTATGCCCATGATGCTGCCTACTTCTCCACAGGTGGCAAACTGCCTGACCTCCAGTTTGCTCAGAACCATGCCGGCAAGCCAGACGTGGCCATGTTCGACTTCACCTGCATGCACCGTGCTGAGAATGCCTCTCTGgtcagggagaggagggggaagaaaTTGTTGATGGGTCTTGTTGGTGATTGCCTGGTGGAG CCTTTCTGGCCTCTGGGTACAGGTATTGCCCGTGGGTTTCTAGCTTCTTTTGACACAGCGTGGATGGTGAGGAGCTGGGGCATGGGGATCCAACATCTCAAGGTCCTGGCTGAGCG AGAAAGTATCTACCAGGTCCTGTCCCAGACCACACCAGAAAACACCAGCAAAAACTATGCTGGTTATAGCATTGACCCCAAAACACGGTACACAAGAGTCAACCTCTCCTCCATCCAGACCAACCAG GTGCAGCACCTATATGATGTTGACAAATCCAATCCATCGAGCAAGAAATGGAACAAGATGGCTCACATGCGTCAAG ATTCAGTCAGTGGTTCTGAAGAGTTGTTGAAATGGTGCCAGAAACACACCGTGGGTTATGAGAATGTGAATGTAAAAGATTTTACCCAATCCTGGAGGTCCGGATTGGCTCTGTGTGCTCTGATCCACCACTTCAGACCTCAGCTCAT TGACATGTCCTCGCTGGATGAGTCCAGTGCTGTTCACAACAACCAACTGGCTTTCAGCATCTTGGAGAAGGAGCTGGGCATCCCACCTGTCATGTCTGCCAGTGATTTAGCCAAAAGCGGTCAGATAGACAAGCTGTCCATGGTCCTCTACCTCACCCAGGTCCAAAATACCTTCACTGTGCCAGCAAAAG ACCCTGTAGGCATCCTGCCATCGTCCAAGCCTCTGACTCTCTCCAAGACACGGtcagctgtgtttttcctgAACAAGCTGAAGCACAACTCTCTGCAAAGGCGCAAG GAAAAGCTGGCAGCTGAGaaacaagaaagagagacaaggaTGGGAGATGAGGACAGT ACGGTGGTGCTTCCTGCGTCCCCTGAGCTCGGTCCTACACCTgatcctgctcctgctcctgctcctgagcctgagcctgaaCCTGGTACTGGTGTGTTAATGACAAACAGTGAGGAGTGTTACTTCTGTGGTCAGAGGGTCTATGTGCTGGAGCGCATCAGTGCTGAGGGCAAGTTCTTCCATCGAAGCTGCTTCACCTGCCATCAGTGCGCCATCACACTCAGACTGGGAGGATACACTTTTGACCAGACTACAG GGAAATTTTACTGTGAGCTGCACTCTGAAGAGCTGGAGCTGGAAAACAGGGCTGAAACATCTTGTAAG GATAGAGAAGGAAATCACAAAGGGACATATGAAGAGAATGGGGTTTCCAGTGATGATTATACACCATCTCCATCAGATGAGGAAAATGAGCACACTCTGGACTGTGGTCCCTCtactcacacacagtcacataaaCCTGAAGGACAGGACCGCCATATACTTGAATCCAAAGAAGAGTCCCAAGAACCACATGCATCAAAAACTCCAAGAGATCCTCCTTCTAAAACTGAGGTAGCAGGACACACTGAGGAGGAGACCGAAGAGCCTCCGCCCACAGTGCCCTATCCTGTCCCCAAGCCCCGCCACTCTCGGCAGACCACACCCAGCCCTCAGCCCTCTCCTCCAAGAGCAAAACCTCGCACAGTCCATCTTTTTAACCCCTCGACTCCAGAAAAACATTCATCTCCAACCCCTACAATAGAGATCTCCAAGGCAGCACCAGATTCCCGTCCGAAGCAGTCACTCCGAAAGCTTCAGCTGACCGATGAGGAGAAAACCCAGCTGGTGAATCTTCAGAGCTTCAGCGCAGATTCTGACTCAGAGACCCCTGGTGGatcctcctcctgttcctcttcctctgcaactgcagggggtccaagCCCCCCTAAACCAGAGGGACTGGATGGGCAAGAAGAGGAGGGCTATTGGAGTGGGAGCACCGCCAGTCACATGCGGGAGAAGAGGAATCGACGCTGCTTCAGGAGAAAAGAGATGCCAGGCGGACAGACCAGAGTACGATCCAAGTTTTCCCCCTGGAATCTCTCTTCCCCGAGGATCAGCAGAGACACCCGGCTCAGCGTCCTCATCAATCATCCAGGGAGAGTGG AAACAACATTCAGACATGTTCACAGCACCTCAGAAGAGGGGGTCGAtggggatgatgatgatgatgacgacgatgatgagATGTTTGCACAAGATGATACTGACCTATTTGATGAGAAA TTTCAGACGGTGCCATCAGACCCTGTTGAGGCTGAGAAGTTGGAGTTGATGAAGATGAGGACACTGGAGCGGCGAGCCAAGATGAGCGAATTACAGCGATTGCGCAAAGCCCAG TCCATCCAGAGGAGACTGGAGGAGATTGAGGTGACCTTCAAGGAGTTGGAGGACAAAGGTGTAGTGCTGGAGCGAACTCTGCGAGGAGAGGCTG GCAACAGCGGTTCTCCTGAAATGATCGAGAATTGGATCGAGCTCGTTCATGAGAAGAACGCATTGATTTCTGAAGAGTCTGACCTCATGGTGGC gtCTCGGCAGCTGGAACTCGAAGACAAGCAAAGCATGCTGGAGTTGGAGCTCAGGAAATACATGGAGCTGAATG
- the mical1 gene encoding F-actin-monooxygenase mical1 isoform X1, giving the protein MASQDPVNPSHATFDFFVQAQTCKDVKHHFAELCRQLDINPKDFRSFYSKLKERLNYWKAKALWTKLDKRASHSDYQQGKACTKNKCLVLGAGPCGLRTAIELSLLGAQVVVLEKREAFSRNNVLHLWPFSIYDLRGLGAKKFYGKFCTGSLDHISIRQLQLVLLKVSLLLGVEVHTGVEFQGLIEPSGENGWMAKLHPGSHPAATFEFDVFISAGGGRFVPDGFKHKELRGKLAIGITANFTNRHTAAEAQVAEISGVARIYNQKFFQELLTETGIDLENIVYYKDDTHYFVMTAKKKSLLKKGVIKQDYSDAEELLAPANVDHEALCCYAHDAAYFSTGGKLPDLQFAQNHAGKPDVAMFDFTCMHRAENASLVRERRGKKLLMGLVGDCLVEPFWPLGTGIARGFLASFDTAWMVRSWGMGIQHLKVLAERESIYQVLSQTTPENTSKNYAGYSIDPKTRYTRVNLSSIQTNQVQHLYDVDKSNPSSKKWNKMAHMRQDSVSGSEELLKWCQKHTVGYENVNVKDFTQSWRSGLALCALIHHFRPQLIDMSSLDESSAVHNNQLAFSILEKELGIPPVMSASDLAKSGQIDKLSMVLYLTQVQNTFTVPAKGKSLDPVGILPSSKPLTLSKTRSAVFFLNKLKHNSLQRRKEKLAAEKQERETRMGDEDSTVVLPASPELGPTPDPAPAPAPEPEPEPGTGVLMTNSEECYFCGQRVYVLERISAEGKFFHRSCFTCHQCAITLRLGGYTFDQTTGKFYCELHSEELELENRAETSCKDREGNHKGTYEENGVSSDDYTPSPSDEENEHTLDCGPSTHTQSHKPEGQDRHILESKEESQEPHASKTPRDPPSKTEVAGHTEEETEEPPPTVPYPVPKPRHSRQTTPSPQPSPPRAKPRTVHLFNPSTPEKHSSPTPTIEISKAAPDSRPKQSLRKLQLTDEEKTQLVNLQSFSADSDSETPGGSSSCSSSSATAGGPSPPKPEGLDGQEEEGYWSGSTASHMREKRNRRCFRRKEMPGGQTRVRSKFSPWNLSSPRISRDTRLSVLINHPGRVETTFRHVHSTSEEGVDGDDDDDDDDDEMFAQDDTDLFDEKFQTVPSDPVEAEKLELMKMRTLERRAKMSELQRLRKAQSIQRRLEEIEVTFKELEDKGVVLERTLRGEAGNSGSPEMIENWIELVHEKNALISEESDLMVASRQLELEDKQSMLELELRKYMELNDKTSEQQAEEDRVLQQMIEVVDMRDSLVSFLDEKRLKEISEEQEAFSIREAKRHSKAGAQVHWA; this is encoded by the exons ATGGCGAGCCAGGACCCTGTCAACCCTTCACATGCTACATTTGACTTCTTTGTCCAAGCCCAGACTTGTAAGGATGTGAAGCATCACTTTGCTGAGCTCTGCAGGCAACTGGACATCAATCCAAAGGATTTCAGGAGCTTCTACAGCAAGTTAAAGGAAAGACTGAACTACTGGAAGGCCAAAGCCTTGTGGACAAAACTGGACAAAAGGGCATCTCACTCAGATTACCAACAAGGAAAAGCCTGCACCAAAAACAAG TGTCTTGTGTTGGGTGCAGGGCCGTGTGGCCTGAGAACGGCCATCGAACTGTCCCTGCTGGGGGCTCAGGTGGTGGTGTTGGAGAAGAGAGAGGCTTTCTCCAGGAACAATGTTCTCCACCTGTGGCCCTTCAGCATTTATGACCTCCGCGGGCTCGGAGCCAAGAAGTTCTACGGCAAATTCTGCACCGGGTCTCTGGATCACATCA GCATCCGTCAGCTCCAGTTGGTTCTATTGAAAGTGTCACTTCTCCTCGGGGTGGAGGTGCACACCGGAGTGGAGTTTCAGGGCTTGATTGAGCCCTCAGGAGAAAACG GTTGGATGGCCAAGCTGCACCCTGGGTCTCATCCTGCTGCAACCTTCGAGTTTGATGTCTTCATCTCTGCTGGAGGAGGCAGGTTTGTCCCTGATG GTTTTAAGCACAAGGAGCTGAGAGGCAAGCTGGCTATTGGCATCACAGCCAACTTCACCAACAGACACACGGCTGCTGAGGCCCAAGTAGCAGAGATCAGCGGTGTGGCCCGCATCTACAACCAGAAGTTCTTCCAAGAGCTGCTCACTGAGACAG GTATCGATTTGGAGAATATTGTCTACTACAAAGACGACACCCACTACTTTGTCATGACTGCCAAGAAGAAGAGCTTGCTGAAGAAGGGGGTCATTAAACAG GACTACAGTGATGCAGAGGAGCTGCTGGCTCCTGCAAACGTGGATCATGAGGCTTTGTGCTGCTATGCCCATGATGCTGCCTACTTCTCCACAGGTGGCAAACTGCCTGACCTCCAGTTTGCTCAGAACCATGCCGGCAAGCCAGACGTGGCCATGTTCGACTTCACCTGCATGCACCGTGCTGAGAATGCCTCTCTGgtcagggagaggagggggaagaaaTTGTTGATGGGTCTTGTTGGTGATTGCCTGGTGGAG CCTTTCTGGCCTCTGGGTACAGGTATTGCCCGTGGGTTTCTAGCTTCTTTTGACACAGCGTGGATGGTGAGGAGCTGGGGCATGGGGATCCAACATCTCAAGGTCCTGGCTGAGCG AGAAAGTATCTACCAGGTCCTGTCCCAGACCACACCAGAAAACACCAGCAAAAACTATGCTGGTTATAGCATTGACCCCAAAACACGGTACACAAGAGTCAACCTCTCCTCCATCCAGACCAACCAG GTGCAGCACCTATATGATGTTGACAAATCCAATCCATCGAGCAAGAAATGGAACAAGATGGCTCACATGCGTCAAG ATTCAGTCAGTGGTTCTGAAGAGTTGTTGAAATGGTGCCAGAAACACACCGTGGGTTATGAGAATGTGAATGTAAAAGATTTTACCCAATCCTGGAGGTCCGGATTGGCTCTGTGTGCTCTGATCCACCACTTCAGACCTCAGCTCAT TGACATGTCCTCGCTGGATGAGTCCAGTGCTGTTCACAACAACCAACTGGCTTTCAGCATCTTGGAGAAGGAGCTGGGCATCCCACCTGTCATGTCTGCCAGTGATTTAGCCAAAAGCGGTCAGATAGACAAGCTGTCCATGGTCCTCTACCTCACCCAGGTCCAAAATACCTTCACTGTGCCAGCAAAAGGTAAAAGTTTGG ACCCTGTAGGCATCCTGCCATCGTCCAAGCCTCTGACTCTCTCCAAGACACGGtcagctgtgtttttcctgAACAAGCTGAAGCACAACTCTCTGCAAAGGCGCAAG GAAAAGCTGGCAGCTGAGaaacaagaaagagagacaaggaTGGGAGATGAGGACAGT ACGGTGGTGCTTCCTGCGTCCCCTGAGCTCGGTCCTACACCTgatcctgctcctgctcctgctcctgagcctgagcctgaaCCTGGTACTGGTGTGTTAATGACAAACAGTGAGGAGTGTTACTTCTGTGGTCAGAGGGTCTATGTGCTGGAGCGCATCAGTGCTGAGGGCAAGTTCTTCCATCGAAGCTGCTTCACCTGCCATCAGTGCGCCATCACACTCAGACTGGGAGGATACACTTTTGACCAGACTACAG GGAAATTTTACTGTGAGCTGCACTCTGAAGAGCTGGAGCTGGAAAACAGGGCTGAAACATCTTGTAAG GATAGAGAAGGAAATCACAAAGGGACATATGAAGAGAATGGGGTTTCCAGTGATGATTATACACCATCTCCATCAGATGAGGAAAATGAGCACACTCTGGACTGTGGTCCCTCtactcacacacagtcacataaaCCTGAAGGACAGGACCGCCATATACTTGAATCCAAAGAAGAGTCCCAAGAACCACATGCATCAAAAACTCCAAGAGATCCTCCTTCTAAAACTGAGGTAGCAGGACACACTGAGGAGGAGACCGAAGAGCCTCCGCCCACAGTGCCCTATCCTGTCCCCAAGCCCCGCCACTCTCGGCAGACCACACCCAGCCCTCAGCCCTCTCCTCCAAGAGCAAAACCTCGCACAGTCCATCTTTTTAACCCCTCGACTCCAGAAAAACATTCATCTCCAACCCCTACAATAGAGATCTCCAAGGCAGCACCAGATTCCCGTCCGAAGCAGTCACTCCGAAAGCTTCAGCTGACCGATGAGGAGAAAACCCAGCTGGTGAATCTTCAGAGCTTCAGCGCAGATTCTGACTCAGAGACCCCTGGTGGatcctcctcctgttcctcttcctctgcaactgcagggggtccaagCCCCCCTAAACCAGAGGGACTGGATGGGCAAGAAGAGGAGGGCTATTGGAGTGGGAGCACCGCCAGTCACATGCGGGAGAAGAGGAATCGACGCTGCTTCAGGAGAAAAGAGATGCCAGGCGGACAGACCAGAGTACGATCCAAGTTTTCCCCCTGGAATCTCTCTTCCCCGAGGATCAGCAGAGACACCCGGCTCAGCGTCCTCATCAATCATCCAGGGAGAGTGG AAACAACATTCAGACATGTTCACAGCACCTCAGAAGAGGGGGTCGAtggggatgatgatgatgatgacgacgatgatgagATGTTTGCACAAGATGATACTGACCTATTTGATGAGAAA TTTCAGACGGTGCCATCAGACCCTGTTGAGGCTGAGAAGTTGGAGTTGATGAAGATGAGGACACTGGAGCGGCGAGCCAAGATGAGCGAATTACAGCGATTGCGCAAAGCCCAG TCCATCCAGAGGAGACTGGAGGAGATTGAGGTGACCTTCAAGGAGTTGGAGGACAAAGGTGTAGTGCTGGAGCGAACTCTGCGAGGAGAGGCTG GCAACAGCGGTTCTCCTGAAATGATCGAGAATTGGATCGAGCTCGTTCATGAGAAGAACGCATTGATTTCTGAAGAGTCTGACCTCATGGTGGC gtCTCGGCAGCTGGAACTCGAAGACAAGCAAAGCATGCTGGAGTTGGAGCTCAGGAAATACATGGAGCTGAATG